The genomic stretch GATGACGATAAGGACCTTTTAAATTCTGTTCTTGAATCTGCAACATATGATAGTGAGAAAGGTTTTTGGGATGCTAACATTATCACATTTGTTTGTATTGTTGGTGGTGTCTTAGTATTACTGATTATCTTTATCATTATCATCAGTCACAGAAGAAAGAAAAAGTTAAGAAAAAGACTAAGAGAAATTGATGAAGAAATCCATAATAACGACAGAAAGAGAAACAGAGAAAGAGACAGAGCAAGAAAAAATCGCCATACTGCTACAGGTGCAAACAGACCTGATGCTTTCTTTGACGGTGTAGATGGCTATGAAACTTCTGAAAATATGGATAAAATCGAGAGAGATTTAATCCGTGAGGCTCATAGAAATGTAGAAAACCTAACTGAAGAACCAAAGAACACTAGTACGGATAAAGTAGATTATAGTGATTTCTTTGAAGAATATGAGAATACTAAAAATAACAGAACTAGCCAAAGACCTCCTAGAAGAGATAATTCTAGAAGAAACAAGAAGAATAAACGCTCTAAGGGTAGTTCCAGAAGAAAATTTTAAGGGTGATTTTTATTAACAGATTGATTATCGAGAATGTTCGTATCATTTCTCCGGAAGAACAAAGAGATGAGGTTGCTAATCTATATGTAAATAACGGTAGAATAGCAGACCCATTTAGAAAAACAGAACAAGACACAGTAATTGACGGTACAGGTCTTGTAGCAATGCCGGGTCTTGTTGACCTTCATGTTCACCTTCGTGATCCCGGTCAAGAAGAAAAGGAAGACATTATTACCGGTACTAATGCAGCAGCAGCCGGTGGTGTTACCAGCTTACTATGTATGCCAAACACTAACCCAACAATTGATAATGCCGGTGTAATCAGTTACATTAAAGAAAAAGCAAAGAACTGTAAGTCAAGAGTTTATATTGCCGGTTCAATTACAATGGGTCTTGAGGGTAAAGAACCTACTGACCTAAAAGCACTTAGAAAAGCCGGTGCTATCGGTCTTTCTGATGATGGCAGACCTGTACTTGACCCTGAAATTATGGCTTCTGCTATGAAGAAAGCCCCTGAACTTGGTATGACAGTTGTTGCTCATTGTGAGGACCTTGAACTTGCTGACGGTGGCAAGATTAATGAAGGCAAAATGTCCAAAAAGCTAGGAATTAAGGGTATTCCTGCCGAAGCTGAAGATAAAGGTACAAAGAGAGAAATTAACTTAGCTAAAGAGAATAATGTACCGATTCATGTTTGTCATGTAAGCACAAAGACTTCTGTACAAATGATTAGAGAGGCTAAGGAAGATGGTGTTAAGGTTACTGCCGAAACAGCACCACATTACTTTACTTTAACAGAAGATGTTCTTGAGAAAAGGGATGCCGATTACAGAATGAACCCACCTCTAAGAACAGAAGAAGATAGATTAGCAATTATAGAAGGTCTTGCTGACGGTACACTTGATTGTATTGCAACAGACCATGCTCCTCATACAGAAGAGGATAAAAAGGATTTTGAGAAAGCACCTAACGGCTCTATCGGTATGGAAACTTCATTAGCAGCAGCACTAACAGTGCTATACCATAATGGAGACTTTTCTCTACTTGATATTGCAAAGTTAATGAGTACAACACCTGCAAAGATTCTAAAAATCAATGCCGGTTCTCTAAAGACAGGTGCTTTGGCTGATATTGCCCTTGTAGATGTTGACAAGGAATGGATTGTTGACAGAGATAAGCTACATGGCAAAAGTAAGAACACACCTTTCAAGGGTATGAAAATGAAAGGTAAGGTTGTAAAGACTATCCTTGAAGGCAAGGTAGTTTTTGAAGAAGACTGACTATATAATTAGTTTCATATAAATTAGTTATTAATAAGTTTAAAATATATAAAAAGGAGTAAAAAAATGGGTAATGGACTTACTTACAAAGAAGAATTTATTAAATTTATGGTAAATGGTGGTATTCTTCGTTTCGGGGAATTCACTCTAAAGAGTGGTAGATTGTCGCCATATTTCATCAATACAGGCAACTACAAGTCTGGCTCTCAGATTTCCAAACTTGGTGAATTCTATGCTGAATGTATTATGGATAACAACATTAAGGGTGACGCTATCTTTGGTCCAGCCTATAAGGGTATCCCTCTTGCAATTGCAACAGGTATTATCCTTAACAACAAATTCGGTGTTGATATGAACTATTGCTTTGATAGAAAAGAAGTCAAGGACCACGGTGAAGGTGGTATGATTATCGGCTATCAGTTTGGCGAAAATGATACACTTGTATTTGTTGATGATGTTATTACTTCCGGTAAAGCACTAAGAGAGTCAATGGAAAAAATCAAGGGTATCTGTAACGCAAATGTTAAGGATATGGTTATTTCTGTTGATAGAATGGAAATCGGTAAGGGTGGCAAGAAGTCTGCCGTTCAAGAAGTGGAAGAAGAATTTGGTATCAAAGTTCACTCTGTAGTTACAATGGACGATATTATTAAGGCTATTGAAGATGGTGTTGTTGAAGGTAAAGAACACCTAGACGCTATGAAGAAGTACAGAGAAACTTATGGTGTTTAAGAAGGAGAATTTATTATGTCATTTGATAGACTAATTGAGAAAATTGTAGAAAAGCAAAACCCAACTGTTGCAGGTCTTGACCCAAAACTAGCTTACATTCCTGAATATATTAAGGAAGAATCATTTAAAAAGTATGGCAAGACACTTGAGGGTGCTGCTGATGCAATTCTTACATATAACAAAGGTTTAATTGATGAACTTTATGATATTGTTCCGGCAGTAAAGCCACAATGTGCATATTATGAAATGTACGGTTGGTACGGTGTAAGAGCTTTAGCAGAAACTATTAAGTATGCTAAGTCAAAGGGTATGTTTGTTATTACAGACGGTAAGAGAAACGATATTGGTACAACTATGGAAGCATATGCTATTGCTCACCTTGGTGAAACTGATATTGACGGTGAAAAGGAAGAAGCTTTTGGTGGCGATGCATTAACAGTAAACGGCTACCTAGGTTCTGACGGTATTAACCCTCTACTAACAATTTGTGAAGAAAAAGACAAGGGTATCTTTGTTCTAGTTAAAACATCTAACCCATCATCAGGTGAATTACAGAACCTTGAATTCAGAGGTGACGAAACAGTTTACCTACATATGGGCAGAATGTGTGAAGATTGGGGCAAAAAGGTAGTTGGCAAGTATGGTTACAGTGGCGTAGGTGCAGTTGTAGGTGCAACATATCCTGAAATGCTAACTGAACTAAGAGGTGAACTTCCTAAGACATTCTTCCTAGTACCCGGTTATGGTGCTCAGGGTGGTGGTGCTAATGACTGTAAGGGTGCATTTGACCAGAACGGTATTGGTGCTATTGTTAACTCATCAAGAGGCATTATGTGTGCATGGCAGAAGATTGAAGGCCTTGATGAAAAGGATTATGCTAAGGCTGCAAGACAGGAAGCTATCCGTATGAGAGATGACCTAAAGTCTGTTATTGGTGAAATGAAGTTAAAGTAATTTTTTACAGTTTAACCTTGTTAACAAAAAGTTTACTTTTGCATAATGATTTGTACATTATGTAAAAAGTTAATTTGTTGACTTTAAGATGTTAAAGTAATATAATTTTATTAGTGATTTATGAGTATAATCGACTTAACTGTCGGTTTGAAATATTTTGATATCAGATAAGGAGATTTTTAAAATGTCAAGAGTCTATAATTTTTCAGCAGGTCCATCAATGTTACCTGAACCGGTTCTAAAGAAAGCAGCAGATGAAATGCTTGATTATCAGGGTTGCGGTCAGTCCGTAATGGAAATGTCACACAGAAGTAAGCAGTTTGATGGTATCATCAAGGATTGCGAAGCATTACTAAGAGAAGTAATGAATATTCCTGATAACTACAAGGTTCTATTCCTACAGGGTGGTTGTTCTTCACAGTTTGCTATGGTTCCAATGAACCTAATGAACAAGAATAACAAGGCTGACTATGTTATCACAGGTCAGTGGGCTAAGAAAGCTGCTAAAGAAGCTGCCAGATATGGTGAAGTTAATATTGTTGCATCTTCCGAAGACAAGACTTTCACATATATTCCTAAGCTAGACAAATCAACATTCTCTAAGGATGCTGACTATTTCTATATTTGTATGAACAATACAATTTACGGTACTGTTTATCACGAACTACCAGACACAGGTGATATTCCACTTGTAGCTGATATTTCTTCTTGCATTATGAGTGAACCAATTGATGTTAGCAAGTTTGGTTGCCTAATTGCCGGTGCTCAGAAGAACCTTGCTCCTGCAGGTCTAACAATTGTTATTATTCGTGAAGACCTAATCGGCAATGCAATGGATATTACTCCAACAATGTTTAACTACAAGACTCATGCAGATGCAAATTCTCTATTCAACACACCTCCATGCTGGACAATTTATGTTGCAAAGCTAGTTCTTGAATGGATTAAGAACGAAGTTGGTGGCCTAGATAAGATGAAAGAACTTAACGAAAAGAAAGCTAAGGTTCTTTATGACTTCCTAGATAACTCAAAGCTATTTAAGGGTACAGTAGTTAAAGAAGACAGAAGCCTTATGAATGTTCCTTTCGTTACAGGCGACAAGGATATGGACGCTAAGTTTGTTGAAGAAGCAACTAAGGCAGGTTTCGTTAACATTAAGGGTCACCGTACTGTTGGTGGTATGAGAGCTTCTATCTACAATGCTATGCCATATGAAGGCGTTGAAAAGCTAGTAGAATTTATGAAGAAGTTTGAAGAAGAAAACGCTTAATCAAGTCTATTTATTGTGAGGAGAATTACTGATGTACAATGTACTAACTTTAAATAAAATCGCTAAGTGTGGTACAGACATTCTTGGCGATAACTATACAGTTTCTGATAATGAAACAAATCCTGTTGCTGTTCTTGTTCGTTCAGCATCAATGCACGAAATGGAAATGCCTGAAAGCCTACTTGCTATTGCAAGAGCAGGTGCAGGTGTTAACAACATTCCTATTAAGGATTGTGCAGAAAAGGGTATCGTAGTATTTAACTCACCCGGTGCTAATGCTAATGCAGTTAAGGAACTTGTTGTTGCAGGTCTGTTAATGTCTTCAAGAAAGATTGTTAACGGTATTGAATGGGCTAAGACTCTAAAGGGCAACGGTGATCAGGTTGGCAAAATGGTTGAAAAAGGTAAGTCAAACTTTGCCGGTCCTGAAATTATGGGCAAAACATTAGGTGTTATCGGTCTTGGTGCTATCGGTATCAAGGTTGCTAATGTAGCTTCAGCTTTAGGTATGAAGGTTGTTGGTTGCGACCCATTCCTAAGTGAAGCAAATAAGGCTAAGTTAGTTGACTGTAAGATTGTTGAAACTAACGATGAAGTTTATGCAGAAGCTGACTATATCACAGTTCATGTTCCTCTAAATGACGGTACTCGTGGTATGATTAATAAAGAAACAATCAGCAAGATGAAAGACGGTGTAAGAGTTCTTAACTATAGCCGTGACGGTCTTGTAAATTCAACAGATATTCTTGATGCACTAAAGAGTGGCAAGATGAGTGCTTATGTAACTGACTTTGCTACAGATGATATTCTTGGTGAAGATGGTGTTATTGCAATGCCTCACCTAGGTGCTTCAACTCCTGAAAGTGAAGACAACTGTGCTGTTATGGCAGCAACAGAAGTTAAGGATTACCTAGAAAACGGTAATATCGTAAACTCTGTAAACCTACCTTGTCTATCAAAGGATAAGACAGGTGGCACAAGAGTATGTGTAATTGCTAAAGCTGATGCTGATACAGATGCTATTGTAAAGGCAACAGGTTCTGATGACTTTGCAACTGCTACAAGAGGTGATTTTAGCTACACAATTATTGATAATGCTACAAACACAGAAGTTAATGTTGATGGTGTTATCAAGGTAAGAAGTCTATAATTATGAGCTTAAATTTTTAGATTAATATTATTAAAAAGGAGGTCAAAACAATGAGAAAAGTAGTTTCAATACTTTTAGCAGTTCTAATGCTAACTGCTATGGGTACAGTTGCAGTAACATCAGCAAGTGCTGAAGAAACTGCTACAGTTAACGGTGTAGTTGCTAATGTTGGTGACACAGTTACTATTGATTACTTCGTAAAGTCCGACTGTATTTGGGAAGATTTCCAGGGTCATGTAACATATGATTATGACGGACTACAGCTTGAAAGCTTTGAAATGCCGGATGTAACAACAGGTATTATGACTAACACTCTTAACAAAGGTTTAGTATATTATACCGGTGTTGATATTAACAGTAACTACAAGTTCTATAACGAAGTAAACTTCTACAGAATTAAGTTTACAGTTCGTCAGGCCGGTAGCTATGTAGTTAACAATGTTTGGGAAGTTGCTGACGGTAACGATGTTGATATGATTGTTGATGATGGTATTATTCTTAACCCTGAAAGACTAATCACTCGTGAAGTTGTTACAGCTACTCCAAAGCCAACAGAAACAACAACTACAAAGACAAATACCGAACCATCAACAACTAAGCCTGAACCAACAAATACAGAGCCATCTTCAACTACTCCAACAGTTACATCTTCAACACCATCACCAACAACTCCTGTTCTTGTAAAAGAGTTGTATGTTCAAAAGTCTGTTGGTGTAAATATTGGCAAGACAGCTAAGTTGGTTTATTCACTAGAGCCTAAAAATGCTACTAACAAGAATCTAGCTTGGTCATCTTCTAACACAAAGATTGCTACTGTATCTAATGGTGTAGTTAAGGGTGTTAAGGCAGGTAGAGCTACTATTACTGTAAAGACTACTGACGGTTCAAATCTTACTGCTTACTGCCTAGTAGTAGTTAACCAACCTGTAACAAGCATTTCTCTATCAAAGAAAGCAACAATGTATACAGGTAAGAAGTTAGCTCTAAAGGCTAAGGTTAACCCAGCTAACGCATCTAAGAAGGAATTAACTTGGAAGTCATCTAACACAAAAATTGCTAAGGTTGCTTCTAACGGTGTAGTTACAGGTGTTAAGGCAGGTACAGTTAAGATTACTGCAACTGCAAAGGACGGTAGCAGAAAGTCTGCAACATGTACAGTAACAGTTCGTCAGTCAGTATCTAAGATTACTTTAGGCAAGACAAATGTTGTTCTTCCTAAGAAGGGTTCTTCTTACAATGTTAAGGTAACAGTTGCTCCTAAGAATGCTTACAACAAGAATGTTGCAGTTAAGTCTGCTAACACAAAGGTTGCTAAGGTTTCTGCTTCAACAGTTAAGTCCGGTAAGACAGTTAAGATTACTGCTGTTAAGAAGGGTACAACTAAGGTTACATTTACTGCTAAAGATGGTAGCAAGAAGTCTGCTACTTGTAAGGTAACAGTTAAAAAATAATAATAATTAATCTAAAATGTTTTAATAATACAATCTAAAAAATAATTAGCTAAAAGCCCTATTCGTAATGAATAGGGCTTTGTTTCGTCTAAGTAGGGAATATGACCTACTTATTATTTTTTTGTAATTAATTAGCTATTTAATATTGTGTCAACATCAAGAATACCAAGGTCAATTTTCCATTTTAAAATTCTTTTTACAGAATCATTAATTTGGCTAATAGGTATTTCATTATTCTTAACTGTATTTAATACTGCCGGATATTGAGTGTCAACCGATGAACAACATAGTAGGTCGTTACCTGCTTTTGTTGCAATGACTGCTGCCGATTCATCACCGGTAAACTGGGTGATTGCATCCATAATTAAGTCATCAGTCATTATAACACCATTAAAATTAAGCTGATTTCTAATAATCTTGTGTACATTCTCTGATAAGGATGCCGGATAATTTTTGTCCATACAGTTTACTATGTTGTGAGAAACAAGAATACAGTCAGCACCGGCATTTATACCGGTAATAAACGGTTTAAAATCTTTTTCGGTAAATTCAGAATAATCTCTGTTGTCATATGCAATGCCAGTGTGGGTATCAACATTGTTTCCATAACCGGGAAAATGCTTTAGTACAGTGCCTAGGTGATTTTCTTTTGAGGTGCTAACAACTGTACTGACAAATTTATCAACATCATCAACATTGTCACTAAATGAACGGTCATACATAAACCCATTTGTATCAGAAGTAATATCACAATCAGGTGCCATATTTACATTAATTCCAAGTGAAAGTAAAAGTTTAGCTTTTTCTTCAGCATCATTTATAATACCGTCCCAACCACCATTTGCAAAAGTATCTTTAGGTGAAAGAAAAGGACTTTCTCTTAGGTTAGGGTTGCTACTGACTCTTACAACAGTACCACCTTCTTCATCAACACCAATAAGTAGTGGTATTTTAGCCTTATC from Ruminococcus bovis encodes the following:
- the pyrE gene encoding orotate phosphoribosyltransferase, translating into MGNGLTYKEEFIKFMVNGGILRFGEFTLKSGRLSPYFINTGNYKSGSQISKLGEFYAECIMDNNIKGDAIFGPAYKGIPLAIATGIILNNKFGVDMNYCFDRKEVKDHGEGGMIIGYQFGENDTLVFVDDVITSGKALRESMEKIKGICNANVKDMVISVDRMEIGKGGKKSAVQEVEEEFGIKVHSVVTMDDIIKAIEDGVVEGKEHLDAMKKYRETYGV
- a CDS encoding 3-phosphoglycerate dehydrogenase; the protein is MYNVLTLNKIAKCGTDILGDNYTVSDNETNPVAVLVRSASMHEMEMPESLLAIARAGAGVNNIPIKDCAEKGIVVFNSPGANANAVKELVVAGLLMSSRKIVNGIEWAKTLKGNGDQVGKMVEKGKSNFAGPEIMGKTLGVIGLGAIGIKVANVASALGMKVVGCDPFLSEANKAKLVDCKIVETNDEVYAEADYITVHVPLNDGTRGMINKETISKMKDGVRVLNYSRDGLVNSTDILDALKSGKMSAYVTDFATDDILGEDGVIAMPHLGASTPESEDNCAVMAATEVKDYLENGNIVNSVNLPCLSKDKTGGTRVCVIAKADADTDAIVKATGSDDFATATRGDFSYTIIDNATNTEVNVDGVIKVRSL
- the serC gene encoding 3-phosphoserine/phosphohydroxythreonine transaminase translates to MSRVYNFSAGPSMLPEPVLKKAADEMLDYQGCGQSVMEMSHRSKQFDGIIKDCEALLREVMNIPDNYKVLFLQGGCSSQFAMVPMNLMNKNNKADYVITGQWAKKAAKEAARYGEVNIVASSEDKTFTYIPKLDKSTFSKDADYFYICMNNTIYGTVYHELPDTGDIPLVADISSCIMSEPIDVSKFGCLIAGAQKNLAPAGLTIVIIREDLIGNAMDITPTMFNYKTHADANSLFNTPPCWTIYVAKLVLEWIKNEVGGLDKMKELNEKKAKVLYDFLDNSKLFKGTVVKEDRSLMNVPFVTGDKDMDAKFVEEATKAGFVNIKGHRTVGGMRASIYNAMPYEGVEKLVEFMKKFEEENA
- a CDS encoding glycoside hydrolase family 3 N-terminal domain-containing protein, with amino-acid sequence MNKINNKIITSVLCIVLVLLFSSCSTQKENNSSSSATVSTIETTSSSTEPTTTTVEPTTNIEETFDKSLDNYISQMTTDEKVGQMFYVRCPDTDALEQINQYHIGGYILFGKDFQNKTKEEVKSTIKSYQDKAKIPLLIGVDEEGGTVVRVSSNPNLRESPFLSPKDTFANGGWDGIINDAEEKAKLLLSLGINVNMAPDCDITSDTNGFMYDRSFSDNVDDVDKFVSTVVSTSKENHLGTVLKHFPGYGNNVDTHTGIAYDNRDYSEFTEKDFKPFITGINAGADCILVSHNIVNCMDKNYPASLSENVHKIIRNQLNFNGVIMTDDLIMDAITQFTGDESAAVIATKAGNDLLCCSSVDTQYPAVLNTVKNNEIPISQINDSVKRILKWKIDLGILDVDTILNS
- the pyrF gene encoding orotidine-5'-phosphate decarboxylase yields the protein MSFDRLIEKIVEKQNPTVAGLDPKLAYIPEYIKEESFKKYGKTLEGAADAILTYNKGLIDELYDIVPAVKPQCAYYEMYGWYGVRALAETIKYAKSKGMFVITDGKRNDIGTTMEAYAIAHLGETDIDGEKEEAFGGDALTVNGYLGSDGINPLLTICEEKDKGIFVLVKTSNPSSGELQNLEFRGDETVYLHMGRMCEDWGKKVVGKYGYSGVGAVVGATYPEMLTELRGELPKTFFLVPGYGAQGGGANDCKGAFDQNGIGAIVNSSRGIMCAWQKIEGLDEKDYAKAARQEAIRMRDDLKSVIGEMKLK
- a CDS encoding dihydroorotase, which gives rise to MIFINRLIIENVRIISPEEQRDEVANLYVNNGRIADPFRKTEQDTVIDGTGLVAMPGLVDLHVHLRDPGQEEKEDIITGTNAAAAGGVTSLLCMPNTNPTIDNAGVISYIKEKAKNCKSRVYIAGSITMGLEGKEPTDLKALRKAGAIGLSDDGRPVLDPEIMASAMKKAPELGMTVVAHCEDLELADGGKINEGKMSKKLGIKGIPAEAEDKGTKREINLAKENNVPIHVCHVSTKTSVQMIREAKEDGVKVTAETAPHYFTLTEDVLEKRDADYRMNPPLRTEEDRLAIIEGLADGTLDCIATDHAPHTEEDKKDFEKAPNGSIGMETSLAAALTVLYHNGDFSLLDIAKLMSTTPAKILKINAGSLKTGALADIALVDVDKEWIVDRDKLHGKSKNTPFKGMKMKGKVVKTILEGKVVFEED
- a CDS encoding Ig-like domain-containing protein codes for the protein MRKVVSILLAVLMLTAMGTVAVTSASAEETATVNGVVANVGDTVTIDYFVKSDCIWEDFQGHVTYDYDGLQLESFEMPDVTTGIMTNTLNKGLVYYTGVDINSNYKFYNEVNFYRIKFTVRQAGSYVVNNVWEVADGNDVDMIVDDGIILNPERLITREVVTATPKPTETTTTKTNTEPSTTKPEPTNTEPSSTTPTVTSSTPSPTTPVLVKELYVQKSVGVNIGKTAKLVYSLEPKNATNKNLAWSSSNTKIATVSNGVVKGVKAGRATITVKTTDGSNLTAYCLVVVNQPVTSISLSKKATMYTGKKLALKAKVNPANASKKELTWKSSNTKIAKVASNGVVTGVKAGTVKITATAKDGSRKSATCTVTVRQSVSKITLGKTNVVLPKKGSSYNVKVTVAPKNAYNKNVAVKSANTKVAKVSASTVKSGKTVKITAVKKGTTKVTFTAKDGSKKSATCKVTVKK